A genomic window from Nicotiana sylvestris chromosome 11, ASM39365v2, whole genome shotgun sequence includes:
- the LOC104219994 gene encoding uncharacterized protein produces MTIDENTTDSTNSALDSTNSLYMHPSESTGSMLVLGLFDGSGYRSWRRGVLRALSVKNKVGFINVKCRKPEPQDPSYDQWECCDDMVTSWILNSISKDSANSLQYVNDAQELWKELEDRYDQTN; encoded by the coding sequence ATGACTATTGATGAAAACACAACGGATTCCACAAATTCGGCCTTGGATTCGACAAATTCGCTCTACATGCATCCATCTGAGAGCACTGGTTCTATGCTTGTGCTGGGACTTTTCGACGGATCAGGATATAGATCATGGAGAAGAGGAGTTCTGAGAGCTCTCTCAGTGAAGAATAAAGTAGGATTCATAAACGTAAAGTGCAGAAAGCCAGAACCTCAGGATCCTAGCTATGATCAATGGGAGTGCTGTGACGACATGGTCACATCGTGGATCCTAAATTCTATCTCAAAGGATTCGGCGAATAGTCTACAGTATGTTAATGATGCTCAGGAACTTTGGAA